One part of the Malus sylvestris chromosome 2, drMalSylv7.2, whole genome shotgun sequence genome encodes these proteins:
- the LOC126611295 gene encoding uncharacterized protein LOC126611295, producing the protein MVEQGGEDGKLERASEHRCFSHGGHEVELAAAIGGGVDEGGAVAAASGSLETMTGSSRSDLTTSSKETKVASNTYQGWRKQGLEATKDLDRAALLKPDNAVEDLQILGRAGAIRVQGKAMRHVMSSTSGMVKLGARRMRRF; encoded by the coding sequence ATGGTGGAGCAAGGAGGAGAGGATGGGAAGTTGGAGAGGGCTTCGGAGCACCGGTGCTTCAGCCATGGAGGGCACGAGGTTGAGCTTGCTGCTGCAATCGGGGGAGGTGTTGACGAGGGAGGTGCAGTTGCTGCAGCCAGTGGAAGCCTCGAAACAATGACGGGCAGCAGCCGCAGCGATCTGACAACGAGTAGTAAGGAGACGAAGGTAGCTAGCAATACATATCAGGGATGGAGAAAACAAGGGCTCGAAGCTACTAAAGATCTCGATCGTGCAGCCCTTCTGAAACCTGATAACGCAGTCGAAGACCTGCAGATACTAGGCAGAGCAGGTGCCATTAGAGTTCAAGGCAAAGCAATGAGGCATGTAATGTCCAGTACCTCAGGCATGGTCAAGCTCGGGGCAAGGCGGATGAGGAGATTTTGA